The window TTCACAAAAAGAAGCTCTGGATGATATTGTGATGCAAGTTATGGAAATGATcaatgccaatgccaaaacccGTGGTCGTATTATTGACTTTAAAGAGATTCAGTATGGGTACCGTAGACTTAATCCTTTGCATGGGGCAGAGTATGTTTTAGATTTGCTTTTACTGTACAAAAAGCACAAGGGCAAGAAAATGACTGTACCTGTGAGGAGACATGCCTACCTCCAACAAACCTTCAGCAAGATTCAGTTCATGGAGCACGATGAGATGGATGCTAAAGAGCTGGCGAATAGAATAAATCAAGATTCAGGTTCTTTGTCATTTCTTTCTAATTCCCTTAAAATGCTTGTCCCATTCCAACTCACCTCCTCAAAGGTGGAACACAAGGAACCCAAAGAAAAAAGGGTTAACATCCTGGTACCATTGTCTGGTCGCTACGAGATGTTCAGTAGGTTTATGGCCAACTTTGAGAAAACTTGCCTCATTCCCAACCAAAATGTGAAGCTGGTCATTTTGCTCTTCAAATCTGATGCCAACCCTGACAAGGAAAGACAAATTGATCTCATGAGGGACTATCGGGTGAAATACCCCAAGGCAGACATGCAAATTCTATCAGTTACAGGAGAGTTCTCCAGAGCCTTGGCCCTAGAAGTTGGATCTGCTCAGTTTAGCAATGACTCCTTGCTCTTCTTCTGTGATGTTGATTTGGTATTCACTACAGAGTTCCTTCAGCGTTGTAGGGCTAACACCATTCTAGGCCAACAAATGTATTTTCCCATTATCTTCAGCCAGTATGACCCCAAGATTGTCTATGCCGGAAAAGTTCCCAGTGACAACCATTATGCTTTTACACAGAAAACTGGTTTCTGGAGGAACTATGGCTTTGGCATTACATGTGTCCATAAAGGAGACCTTATTCGTGTTGGAGGTTTTGATGTTTCTATTCAGGGTTGGGGTTTGGAGGATGTGGACCTGTTTAATAAGGTGGTACAAGCAGGTTTAAAAACTTTTAGAAGTCAGGAGGTGGGTGTGGTCCACATACACCACCCTGTGTTTTGTGATCCCAATCTTGATCCTAAACAGTACAAAATGTGTGTGGGATCCAAAGCATCAACGTATGGTTCTACCCAGCGGCTAGCTGAACTTTGGCTGGAGAAAAATGACCCTATGTTTGGTAAAACTATTCACACAAATGACTCTGTGAGGACAGCCTAATAAGCCAGCATAGCTGGCATGGAAATGGACCTTTTTTTATAGCCAtctaatttattttttctttttcttttttttttttttttttttttttttttataaatagttaAGGCAATATAGTTTTTGTTAAAATTGTTTTATGAAGTTTTGTGAAATGAGCATTTTGGACAAAATGAAATGTGATCAGTATTTGCCTTTCAACCATTGCAATATGATAACTTGAACAGTTTTGTGATCAAATCCATGTTTTCTCACATTCCACAATACCTAGTTTTTTTCTAGCTTACTCCATATCCTAATGCAAACGAGTCAGTGGGAATAGAAGACCCTGCACTGTACCTGGTGATCCTATTGTTTGCTTCCCTACAGATCCATTTTCTTTTGTACTTGATGCCATTAGTATAGTAGTTACAAATCTGTATGATGAAATACGATTTGTGACTGTAAAGATCTATGATTGaaagatatatattttatgtttgaAGCAAGGCATTCCTATACTTAAAGTTCTAAATATTAACTTGGGTGCAAGTTTAAAAtttgattataattttttaataaaggaACAAAATATGCAATGAACAGATTTTTAACaatttgttctgtttttttttgtgttttttttttttttttttttttttttgtcttgatgGTTTAATAGTTTATTGAAAAAGCcatagcagtatttttttttcttaagctgGTTTACAAAAAAGTTCTTTATTCAGTGAAATGACACTTTCGTTTGCCAGTTCTGGGAAAGCCATGGTACACTGCAGGATCTGTATGTACAGACTCAAATAGTCTGCAATATCCTTATGCCATTACAACCATCTAATGTGTCCTTAATGTCAATACTGGAATGCTGCCACCTTAGGTACTCCTAATGTGTCTAGTCTTTAAGTTTTTCATGACCAAATGCTTGAACATTCCCAACATCTTGTCGGTTGAAACattagaaatgtttttttattttattttagcttttttttacacacaatGTGCCTTACCTCTATGTTATGTGGACACCCCTAGTTTTTGTTCATTGAATCATTTCTGCTTGTTCCCCTGCTCCACCAGCCCCTAAGAAGACCAGTTCATCAGGTATCCTGTACCAAGTTGGAATGTATTTtagaatttacaaaaatgtttttgtgttttttcctaaACTAAATAATTGGAGGTTTCTCAGTGCCTTAAATGTAATTCTCTCTCCTCGTGAAAGGGGCAGTGCAATGGATCCAAGGCGCTGACGTCTGTACCAAATAGAAGATGGAAGCTCTCCAGCTCTGGGTCTTCAGGTCTCATCCTTCTCGTTCAGTTTTGTTATTGGTGGGAGCGAAATGGACGCTGTTTTAAATTATTGAGTTTTATTTTAATATGAATTTTCTTTTCGTCACCATGTTTTTGATTtgataaaatgtttaataaaaatgttcaataaaaaaaatctgcgtattttttattttcattttttttattaaaggggtactccggtgaaaacctttttttcttttaaatcaactggtggcagaaagttaaacctatttgtaaatgacttctattaaaaaatcttaatccttcctgtacttattagctgctgaatactacagaggaaattcttttctttttggaatgctctctgatgacatcacgagcacagttctctctgctgacggtattataataataataaccctttatttattgttgtccttagtgggatttgatcccaagtccccagcactgaaaggcagcagtgctaaccattgagccaccatgctgcccttagcatacatctgctatgcatggttgctaaaatggacagagatgtcagaagagagcactgtgctcgtgatgtcatcagtgttccaaaaagaaaggaatttcctctgtagcattcagcagctaataagtactggaaggattaatattttttaatagaagtaatttacaaatatgtttaactttctgccagcagttgatttaaaagaaaaaaggttttcactggagtacccctttaagattttgttTCTCTTGGTTGGGTTGGTTGTCTTTGGCTTTTACCAATGTTTTTTGGTTGTTTTGACTTTTTAGATTAGACCTTATTTTTACCCAAAATTGCTCAActgaattcttttatatttttttctcttttgttcgTTACCATTAAGGTCATGGTCTCAGGTTCAGgttttttttaatgcagtttaTTTTAAAGTTTAAGCCGACATAGATCTTTAATGTAGAGTGTATGTAAAGAAAAGAGACTACTACTTTTTTCAAATTCATTACAGCCTTTGACTTGGAAAAACTGCATTAAAAACCTGACCGTAAGATCGCACCCTGTGTGCTGTTAACTAGTTGCCGACAGAGCAccagccggctcgtcctgaagctaaactgtcacagcatttTATGGGGGGGGTGTAGTCTGAGCACACAGTGCAGAACActcactggtggcacggaccgcaaatgcccactaaagtgcaaaaaagaaaaacaaacaagccTACATCCCCAAAAAGTGCTGATCAGCAATAAATTACTGATCAGCAATCAGGGCAGTCTGCACACAGGGTATGTCCAGCAACACTGCAGTCCATACCACAAGCGACTGTTTTGCGCTAACTCCCCCCAAAAACTTGCAAAGAACAACCTACTTAATtacagtaaaagtaaaaaaaaaaaaaaaaaaaaaagcactgcacTGCACAGTGAAATAAAGAGAGAACACTGTACATTTAAACCATCCAGGACAcagggcgcacaggtacgccctgaatGTTTCCGTTCACCGCCAGTAACAGAGCAGTCAAccgaacgggatgcctgctgaaatctttcagcaagCATTCTGTGCCAATGGCTGGGGGTTCCTGAGACCGGTGATTTGCTGCATTTTTGGATCTCCGGGTTTGTTACCtaaccatgtgcctccagctgttgcaaaactagaactcccaacatgcactgacagactgtggatgctgggagttgtagttttgcaacagctggaggtagactggtgtggaaacactgtggtagtctgttacctaactcaaggtttcccaagcagtgtgcctccagctgttacataactacaactctcagcatgcacgatctgtcagtgcatTTTGACAGTTAcccaaaatgaaaatgaaaaattttatttttcatttgcacagcccattgtccCAAAGATCACTGCCCTcccccttgttaaattctgtgaggggtgtagtttccaaaatggggtcacatgtgggggtccactgttctggcagcatgtgggctttgtaaacgcacatggcccccgacttccattccaaccaaattttctctccaaaagcgctatgccactcctcttctgagccctgtagtgcacccgcagaacactttttTTGAcctccacatatagggtatttccatactcagaagaaatggggttacaaattttgggggcttttctccaattaccctttgtgaaaatggaaaatttggggtaacgccagcattttagtacaaaa is drawn from Hyla sarda isolate aHylSar1 chromosome 4, aHylSar1.hap1, whole genome shotgun sequence and contains these coding sequences:
- the CHSY1 gene encoding chondroitin sulfate synthase 1 isoform X2, which codes for MMLKYMHDHYLDQYEWFMRADDDVYIKGERLESFLRSLNSSEPLFLGQTGLGTTEEMGKLALEPGENFCMGGPGVIMSREVLRRMVPHIGECIRQMYTTHEDVEIGRCVRRFAGVQCVWSYEMQQLFYENYEQNKKGYIRDLHNSKIHRAITLHPNKNPPYQYRLHSYMLSRKIAELRYRTIQLHREIVLMSKYSNTEIHKDDLQLGIAPSFMRYQPRQREEILEWEFLTGKYLYSAADGQPPRRGMDASQKEALDDIVMQVMEMINANAKTRGRIIDFKEIQYGYRRLNPLHGAEYVLDLLLLYKKHKGKKMTVPVRRHAYLQQTFSKIQFMEHDEMDAKELANRINQDSGSLSFLSNSLKMLVPFQLTSSKVEHKEPKEKRVNILVPLSGRYEMFSRFMANFEKTCLIPNQNVKLVILLFKSDANPDKERQIDLMRDYRVKYPKADMQILSVTGEFSRALALEVGSAQFSNDSLLFFCDVDLVFTTEFLQRCRANTILGQQMYFPIIFSQYDPKIVYAGKVPSDNHYAFTQKTGFWRNYGFGITCVHKGDLIRVGGFDVSIQGWGLEDVDLFNKVVQAGLKTFRSQEVGVVHIHHPVFCDPNLDPKQYKMCVGSKASTYGSTQRLAELWLEKNDPMFGKTIHTNDSVRTA
- the CHSY1 gene encoding chondroitin sulfate synthase 1 isoform X1, with the translated sequence MAARSRRSWLSVLLGLVLGFLLASRLILPRAAELQRYSRKGLRSALGGQAVACGPQPGARSDLTWRDLQAPYMGALEPGGEEDVPRDKSFLYVGVMTAQKYLNTRAVAADRTWSQSIPGKVEFFSSEGSDTSIPIPIVALQGVDDSYPPQKKSFMMLKYMHDHYLDQYEWFMRADDDVYIKGERLESFLRSLNSSEPLFLGQTGLGTTEEMGKLALEPGENFCMGGPGVIMSREVLRRMVPHIGECIRQMYTTHEDVEIGRCVRRFAGVQCVWSYEMQQLFYENYEQNKKGYIRDLHNSKIHRAITLHPNKNPPYQYRLHSYMLSRKIAELRYRTIQLHREIVLMSKYSNTEIHKDDLQLGIAPSFMRYQPRQREEILEWEFLTGKYLYSAADGQPPRRGMDASQKEALDDIVMQVMEMINANAKTRGRIIDFKEIQYGYRRLNPLHGAEYVLDLLLLYKKHKGKKMTVPVRRHAYLQQTFSKIQFMEHDEMDAKELANRINQDSGSLSFLSNSLKMLVPFQLTSSKVEHKEPKEKRVNILVPLSGRYEMFSRFMANFEKTCLIPNQNVKLVILLFKSDANPDKERQIDLMRDYRVKYPKADMQILSVTGEFSRALALEVGSAQFSNDSLLFFCDVDLVFTTEFLQRCRANTILGQQMYFPIIFSQYDPKIVYAGKVPSDNHYAFTQKTGFWRNYGFGITCVHKGDLIRVGGFDVSIQGWGLEDVDLFNKVVQAGLKTFRSQEVGVVHIHHPVFCDPNLDPKQYKMCVGSKASTYGSTQRLAELWLEKNDPMFGKTIHTNDSVRTA